CTTCGGATAGCTTGAGCGGTCAAGATTATGTATATGAAAGTAAAAGATCAAGTGATGATTAGCATCTTTTTTGGTACCTGTTATCACGAATAGAATCGACCCGACCTCTGAAACTGGAGCGCAAGGCTATGTCGGCCACAACGACACTCTCCTCTCCCGACGCAATCCTCTTCGACGCATTCGGCACGTTGTTCGACGTGCATGCGGTCGTGGCTGCGGCAGAGCAGATGTTCCCCGGCCAAGGGGAACGGTTGTCGCAGCTGTGGCGACGCAAGCAAATCGAATACTCGCAGCTGCGCACGCTCGCCGATCCGTCCGGCGCCCGCTATCGCCCGTTCCGCGACATCACGCTCGACGCGCTGCGGTTCGCCGCGCGCCAGCTCGGAGTCGCGCTGAACAGCGCGGCCGAGAAGCGGCTGATGGACGAATACGCGTGCCTGTCCACCTATCCCGACACGGTGCCCGCACTGCGCAAGCTGCGCGCGCTCGAACCGCGCCCGCCGCTCGCGATTCTGTCGAACGGCAACCCGGAGATGCTCGACATCGCGATCAAGAGCGCCGGCATGACCGGCCTGTTCGATCGCGTGCTGTCGGCCGATGCGGTGCGCGCATACAAGCCGAGCCCGGCCGTGTACGCACTGGGCACCGCCGCGTT
The sequence above is a segment of the Burkholderia diffusa genome. Coding sequences within it:
- a CDS encoding haloacid dehalogenase type II, with amino-acid sequence MSATTTLSSPDAILFDAFGTLFDVHAVVAAAEQMFPGQGERLSQLWRRKQIEYSQLRTLADPSGARYRPFRDITLDALRFAARQLGVALNSAAEKRLMDEYACLSTYPDTVPALRKLRALEPRPPLAILSNGNPEMLDIAIKSAGMTGLFDRVLSADAVRAYKPSPAVYALGTAAFGANPRDIVFVSSNAWDVAGAAWFGYTTFWLNRTGAPAEELGVPPDGTGSGMADLLAFLATPAPSGRPANRARPGPGA